A window of the Miscanthus floridulus cultivar M001 chromosome 14, ASM1932011v1, whole genome shotgun sequence genome harbors these coding sequences:
- the LOC136505769 gene encoding uncharacterized protein — protein MDSTPSKQRPLHGEIVGHITKPAPRLIYSERSHHNPNQTRFPFGGGGGGLSMADGIVSAEHGGSIWGSGSSTHVVESYEEEEEWAGLEPFFFDVAEAVADHERRMQIEQEEVRLEDLRKQRKQASVRIRDYDPKQGGHYMTRYFFYDFNEFDIDEESSIGPMRYTNKIYKLDDFCPLLDAVNILSVKIASLDVKFPIHVYGTVIARDSLDRQCVYVFRRSRDNCQVINSKTQPLTLEGPKRGLVLLDDLFIEIDLKIKDVRQKGAQRGRDRELSKGFVTIKGLSCRILEKSLVESKSLATRLSTVEVGCSVVKDGLEALVAIEVLRGEFSGKITACTVHIPHSLLLHDSKLRGKKVGGVKGVIQLLQPVIAVGRGDMLIIVIQTSDGVSKRTIEFTRRIRGSEKDVITVGVTKMRVKVSWSVMDW, from the exons ATGGATTCTACTCCATCGAAACAAAGGCCGTTGCACGGCGAGATAGTGGGCCACATCACAAAACCTGCCCCACGGTTGATATATTCCGAGAGATCACATCACAACCCCAACCAGACTAGATTCcctttcggcggcggcggcggcggcctatcCATGGCGGACGGTATCGTTAGCGCCGAGCATGGAGGGTCCATCTGGGGCTCTGGCTCCTCCACGCACGTGGTGGAGTcatatgaggaggaggaggagtgggcAGGCTTGGAACCCTTCTTCTTCGAcgtggcggaggcggtggcggacCATGAGAGGCGGATGCAGATTGAGCAGGAGGAGGTGCGCCTGGAGGATCTGCGCAAACAGAGGAAGCAGGCCTCTGTTCGGATCCGTGATTACGATCCCAAGCAGGGCGGCCACTACATGACCCGCTACTTCTTCTACGACTTCAACGAATTCGACATCGACGAGGAGT CAAGCATTGGACCAATGAGATACACCAACAAGATCTACAAACTGGATGATTTTTGTCCTCTGCTTGATGCAGTAAATATTCTCTCCGTGAAGATAGCATCCTTGGATGTTAAATTTCCAATACATGTCTATGGCACTGTCATTGCCAGAGATTCCCTTGATCGCCAGTGTGTTTATGTCTTCCGCCGTAGTAGAGATAATTGCCAAGTCATCAACTCTAAG ACCCAACCGCTGACCTTGGAGGGCCCAAAACGAGGACTCGTATTGTTAGATGATCTATTCATTGAGATCGATCTGAAGATAAAAGATGTTCGACAAAAGGGTGCTCAACGGGGTAGGGACAGAGAACTTAGTAAAGGGTTTGTAACGATCAAGGGCCTTAGTTGTCGGATCCTTGAGAAATCCcttgttgaaagtaaatctcTTGCTACGAGGCTCAGTACAGTTGAGGTGGGGTGTTCAGTTGTGAAAGACGGCCTTGAGGCTCTTGTTGCTATTGAAGTTTTACGTGGAGAGTTCAGTGGTAAAATCACTGCTTGCACTGTGCACATCCCGCATAGCCTCCTGCTTCATGATAGCAAACTTCGTGGTAAGAAGGTTGGCGGCGTTAAAGGAGTTATCCAACTTTTGCAGCCTGTCATAGCTGTCGGTAGGGGAGACATGCTGATAATTGTCATCCAGACTAGCGATGGTGTTTCTAAGCGCACCATCGAGTTTACTCGAAGGATCAGGGGCTCAGAGAAAGATGTTATCACTGTTGGTGTCACTAAGATGCGCGTTAAGGTTTCTTGGTCGGTAATGGACTGGTAA